One Triticum dicoccoides isolate Atlit2015 ecotype Zavitan chromosome 3B, WEW_v2.0, whole genome shotgun sequence genomic window, AAATTCTAACTCGTTTATGAAAATTACAAGCATATCAAAATAGAGGCGGAAAAAAAAACTCTGTTCTTCTTCAAATATACAAACATTTTTCAGAAGGAATAAATTGGCATGGCAATAGCAGGAACACGGTGGATACATAGATAGAAGCTACTCACGAAAACAATAACAGTCGTTGATTTTGTTGGATCAATGTTGAAGCAGCACAAACGCATACAGTGCTTAATTAGGCGCTCACACGGTCACGTTCCCTCTCCGTTCGTACGCACGTATCGATGATTGCCGTACGTGCGCGAGATCGACGAGGCAGCAGAGGCGGGCATACGGACGACGAATCAGTTCATGTTGCGCGCGCAGCGCGTGATGGCGGAGCAGCCGCGCGTGTAGGGGTTGGCCTGCTGCATCGAGCCGCAGTTGGTGTAGTAGGACTTGTCGCGCTTGTTGCAGGGGACCTGGTCGGCGCGCAGCGCCGCGTAGCTGATGTACCTGGCCGTCGGCTTCCGCGCCAGCGACCGGCGCAGGGCCTCGCCTGTGCCGTAGGCGCCCGtccccatctcctcgtcctcgtccACGCCGCACTCCCCGACGGCCCCGTCGCAGGTCGCCGCGCGCGACAGCAGTATGGAGTCCTGCTCGCCGGCGGAGGCCGGGGCCGGCAGGCAGGCGACCGCCGCGGCGGCCACCAGGAGGGCGAGCACTGCAACGCCGATCCGGGCCATGTCGGTCTTCAGTCTGGTTGCTGGTTTCTTGCGGTTTGTCGGTCTGCGGCTAGGGTGGATCCCTCCatgccttcttctctctttgaAGGGGATGGCAGGAGGGAGAGATGAAGAGGAGACGCGGGGGAAAGGggatttggaatggaggagctggaCGGGAGAGGAATGAGGGCGGCCGCACGTCGGCTTGGCCGGTGCCGCCGCGCGTTGCGGCCTCGGCCACGGCGCCCGGCCCGATCGGAACCATCGTACGCGGCATTTCTGCAACTGGCGCGCAAGCCTAATTTTAGCTTCAAGGAAGATCAACTGGCACGTACACGAATGGGCTCATTTCACGTTTACTCCTAATTTTAGCTTTAAGGAAGTGGGCTTCGGTATATGCACTTGGACTTGTTTTGAGGCTCGTCGGAGTGTCGTCATAACGGGCCGTGCCTACCATACAGAGGCATAACGATCATGTGTTCCATCACAGGCCCACATTATTCACGAATCTCCACCCCGTAAAAAAGGTCATTTAGGAACTGTAGTCCGCTATCTTctgccatttttttattttttattttttatatgcgTGAACTTCTTTCAAAATTGATTTTTTAAACATTCTTGagctttttcaaattcatgaaccttttttcaaaaagcctgtgaacttttttcaaattcatcgcCTCTGTAAAAAATCAGTGAACGTTTTCCATATccgcaaaaaaatttaaaaaatcccTAGAAACTTTTCAAGCTTTTTTTAAATTGCTGaagtttttttcaatttttttctttttcaaatCCTCAAaccattttcaaattcatgaaaaaaACCATAATCACAAAATTTTATCGAGTTCATAaacttttttttgattttttccatTTTAGATATTTTTTCTAGTTTTCCCTAAAAGTCAACCGCAGACCTAGGCGAGCGATCACTTGCCTGATGGGTCGGCCCATACTTGCTTAGTGGTGGGCGCCAGATGACCGGCGCAGAAGGCGCTGATTCACGAACCCGACGGCTGCCCATCGATAATCTCAAAAAAGAAATCTAATTGGTCAAGATCATCCTTGCATCCTGGAACACGTCGCTTGGGAAAATGCCGAGCAGCGAGTGCAATGGTTAACCCCAACTTCACCGCGCGACCCTATTCTGTCCGGCCCCGTCCATTTGGGGTAAACAAATTAGGAGGCCtagcgcgcgggagcaaacggatatttgtccgttttgtgtccgctttcgatccatccgcggcccaagtttgcgccgttTTTAGGGCGAAACGGACAGCGCacggacgggcgggacgcgcgcgcttgtccgcccctggcccgcctgtcggtgNNNNNNNNNNNNNNNNNNNNNNNNNNNNNNNNNNNNNNNNNNNNNNNNNNNNNNNNNNNNNNNNNNNNNNNNNNNNNNNNNNNNNNNNNNNNNNNNNNNNNNNNNNNNNNNNNNNNNNNNNNNNNNNNNNNNNNNNNNNNNNNNNNNNNNNNNNNNNNNNNNNNNNNNNNNNNNNNNNNNNNNNNNNNNNNNNNNNNNNNNNNNNNNNNNNNNNNNNNNNNNNNNNNNNNNNNNNNNNNNNNNNNNNNNNNNNNNNNNNNNNNNNNNNNNNNNNNNNNNNNNNNNNNNNNNNNNNNNNNNNNNNNNNNNNNNNNNNNNNNNNNNNNNNNNNNNNNNNNNNNNNNNNNNNNNNNNNNNNNNNNNNNNNNNNNNNNNNNNNNNNNNNNNNNNNNNNNNNNNNNNNNNNNNNNNNNNNNNNNNNNNNNNNNNNNNNNNNNNNNNNNNNNNNNNNNNNNNNNNNNNNNNNNNNNNNNNNNNNNNNNNNCAAACCCTCCCACGTCCCGCCCGTACCACTCCCGCtcccgtccatggccgacgcccagccgaactccggcggcccggTCGTCGACCCGCCCGGaatggccaagaagaagggcaaggcgccaAAGAAGCCGCGGTCGaagtgcacgccggaggagatcgccaaggtGGACGCGGAATCGACGAAGAGGAGGGACCGGAGGGTGGTCGCCAAGAACAACATCGCCACGGCCAAGAGAGCGGCCGAACGCGCTGCGATTGGGGCCGCGCGGCACAAGACCGAGGTCGAGGAGAAGGAGGCCATCGTCAGCAAAGCGCACGCCCTTCTCATGCATGGCATTTGTCGCCCGGTCGGTTTCTCTGGAGGGGTCGTCGGTCCGGCGAGCACAGGGTCGTCGGTCGCCCGGCCTCCGCATTGCCAGTCGCGGACCACGCCCTTGTCGCCCGGCTTtcctccgccaaggcacgacggccaAACCCGTTTCGAGGGGTCGCCGGACGTGAGCGTGATCGCGCCGACCACACCACGCCCCTCGGCCATGATCGACCTCAACGTCACCCCCGGGTGCAGCAgcggcggccggccggccggcgagatgcaaagaaagcaagcacggCCACCGTTTACCGGCACCATGCCGTCCCCCCGCGTCTTGTTCGACGGAATGCCAAGACCAACAGCACCGGTCGACGACCCCTATTACGACCAGTTCATGGAGGAAGTGATCTATGATGGAGGTCACGTCCCTGTCTACGACcccgaggagacccaaagtcaggatggccgcggccAGTTCACTGCCGGTGAAGATGGCGACaaccgtgctgactacgaccatggtgactcgtggcatgaagacgatgacatctatgttGAAGGTGATGAAGAAGAAATCAATGACGTTGACATTAGTGGTGAGCCATTGTTCATTGACTAGCTGACACGAAGAGCGGAAacacaaaagaagaggaagagcattcgcacgggttcataCACACAAGAAGAAGCGGCAAAACAAGGACGAGCAAATAAAGCAATACCTAGAGCTCCAAAcaaagaagcttgagatggaggaggcggtcaagagaaggaagatcgacatggaggaggcggcccgacagaggcagctcgacatcgaggaggcggcccggcaacgtcagctcgacatcgaggccgacaacgtcaaggccaggcaaaggcaactcgacatcgaggccaccaatgccgccaccaaagcgaaaGAGGTGGCCCTGGTGATCATGAGTGTCGACTTGTAGAAGATGAGCGAGAAGACGAGGGTCTGGTTCGAGGCTAGGCtgaaggagatgctcgacgccgacggcctgaactaggtcgtctgATCGGTCGTGGCCATTCtttttttggaggctggcatggttGCCGCCCGCCCTGATGGGCCGCTGGCCGTGTGCCGACGAGAAAAACATTCATTTTGAAGGCccgctgtgttgccggccgctggctgtgtgccGGCGAGGACAACCATTCATTTtggaggccggctgtgttgccggccgttGGCTGATGCCAGCGATGGACGTGTAagccgctggctttgttgccggcgtgTGTGATGAACTGCGGCCGTAGGGCTTTGGCATTTGACATGTTTCTCCCTTTTTTTACATACGCGCGGACAGGATGGGGTAAATGATGCGGCCgcacgctgggcgcacggccactgcATCCccggacaggcccggacacgactcCATCCCGCTGCTCAAACGAAcaaaatccggacaaaacggatATCCGTTTAGGGtctcgcggtggagttggcctaagtctTGATCTCATTTCACATGTCCATGTAGTTCTCTGAACCCTTGGATGCTACCTTGTCTCAAATGTCACTTTGTCTCAAAGTCAGGCTTGGTCGGGTCAGGTCAGGTCAGGTCAGGTGTAGTACCTCATGGTATCATGGGTTCACTGCGATGCATGCTTTGCTCGTCGGTGTTACTGCCGCGCGGCCATTGGCCGGCATGCAGGGCCATGCAGACGCCAGACGAGAGATGACACCGACGATGGATGTTTTTCTGCTTGGCATGTCTCCGCCCATCACGCTGACAAATTGCCAGTGACATTGTGTCAATAGATTTTGTTATGTTTTCTATGCTCGTGGTCTGAATATTACTAGTACttccttcgtccggaaatactcggAATGAATGTATCTAatcatatttta contains:
- the LOC119281058 gene encoding rapid alkalinization factor-like, which translates into the protein MARIGVAVLALLVAAAAVACLPAPASAGEQDSILLSRAATCDGAVGECGVDEDEEMGTGAYGTGEALRRSLARKPTARYISYAALRADQVPCNKRDKSYYTNCGSMQQANPYTRGCSAITRCARNMN